TGAGATGGCGGACCATGTAACGATGCTCTGTCATGGCTGAGTTGTTTGCCTATACCGACGGGGCGTGCAGCGGTAATCCGGGGCCGGGGGGCTGGGGCGTGCTGTTGCTGGCGATGGAGGGCGGCGAGGTGGTCAAGGAGCGCCCCCTTTGCGGTGGCGAGGCCGAGACCACCAACAACCGCATGGAATTGCTGGCGGCGATCAACGCGCTTGAGGCGTTGGCGCGGGCCAGTGACATCACGGTGGTAACCGATTCCGCCTATGTCAAAAACGGGGTGACCGGCTGGATGCACGGCTGGAAGCGCAACGGTTGGCGGACGGCGGCGAAGAAGCCGGTCAAGAACGTCGATCTTTGGCAGCGGCTGGATGAGGCGCAGGCGCGCCACCGGGTCAAATGGGAGTGGATCAAGGGCCACGCGGGCCACCCGGAAAACGAACGCGCCGATGAATTGGCGCGCGAGGGCATGGCCCCGTTCAAGGAAGGGCGCAGGGCGTGAGCTGGCTGGCGTTGCTTGATTTCGCCTCGGTTGTGGTTTTTGCGCTGACCGGCGCGTTGGTGGCGAGCCGGGCGCAGTTGGACCTTGTCGGGTTTGCCTTTGTCGCCTGTTTGACGGCGGTGGGTGGCGGCACGGTGCGCGATGTTGTGTTGGACCGGAACCCCGTGTTCTGGGTCGGTGAGCCGCTTTATATTTTCATCGCGGCGGCGGCGGCGGTCGTGGTGTTTTTCACGGCGCATTTGATGGAGAGCCGGTATCGGTGGTTGTTGTGGCTGGACAGCTTTGCGCTTGCTGTGGCGGTGCCTGCGGGGGTGAGCGCGGGGCTGGCGATGGAACAGACGTTGCCGGTGGTGGTGATCATGGGGATGGTCACCGGATGTTTCGGTGGTTTGATGCGCGATGTCGTGTGCAACGAGGTGCCGTTGGTTCTGAAGCAAGGTGAGCTATATGCCACGGCGGCCTTTATGGGGGCGTTGGCGGCGGTTGCTGTTGTGGCGGTCGAGGGCGGTGTTGGGCTGGCGTTGATGGTTTGCGCCGGGGTGACATGGGTGCTGCGGGCCGGGTCAATGGCGCTGGGCTGGCGGTTGCC
This genomic window from Rhodobacteraceae bacterium D3-12 contains:
- the rnhA gene encoding ribonuclease HI; the protein is MAELFAYTDGACSGNPGPGGWGVLLLAMEGGEVVKERPLCGGEAETTNNRMELLAAINALEALARASDITVVTDSAYVKNGVTGWMHGWKRNGWRTAAKKPVKNVDLWQRLDEAQARHRVKWEWIKGHAGHPENERADELAREGMAPFKEGRRA
- a CDS encoding trimeric intracellular cation channel family protein, which produces MSWLALLDFASVVVFALTGALVASRAQLDLVGFAFVACLTAVGGGTVRDVVLDRNPVFWVGEPLYIFIAAAAAVVVFFTAHLMESRYRWLLWLDSFALAVAVPAGVSAGLAMEQTLPVVVIMGMVTGCFGGLMRDVVCNEVPLVLKQGELYATAAFMGALAAVAVVAVEGGVGLALMVCAGVTWVLRAGSMALGWRLPVYKGRPPQV